The DNA region AAAGCTGAAATTGAGTATCTGAAAAACAGAGATAAAATACTCGGTAATGCCATTGAAAAAATTGGGCATATAGAAAGAGCTGTTGATACTGATCTGTTTTCATCAATTATACACCATATCATTGGTCAGCAAATATCGACATCAGCACAAAGGACGATATGGGAAAGAATGGCTGATAAACTGGGGATAATTACCTATGATACTATTTGCAGCCTGAATATTGAAGAAATACAACGGTTTGGAATGACCTTTAAAAAAGCGGAATGCATTAAGAGTTTTTCCTGTAAAGTTAAAAACGGGGAATTTGACATAAACACTATTAAGGATAAACCGGACAGTGAAATAATTGATGAATTGTCCGATTTAAAGGGCATTGGCCAATGGACGGCAGAAATGATAATGATTTTTTGCCTGCAACGGCAGGATATTTTTAGTTATAGCGATCTTGCAATTCAAAGAGGATTACGGATATTATATCATCACAGGAGCATAAACAAAAAACTGTTTGAAAAATATAGGCGCAGGTACAGTCCCTATGGTACGGTTGCAAGCCTGTATCTCTGGGTAATTTCGGCAGGCAAAATTGAAGGGATGAAAGATTATGCCCCTAAAAAAACAAAGGTGGTAAAATGACCGATAACGAAAGATGGAAAGCGGTATTGG from Treponema primitia ZAS-2 includes:
- a CDS encoding DNA-3-methyladenine glycosylase family protein; protein product: MFFQYGKAEIEYLKNRDKILGNAIEKIGHIERAVDTDLFSSIIHHIIGQQISTSAQRTIWERMADKLGIITYDTICSLNIEEIQRFGMTFKKAECIKSFSCKVKNGEFDINTIKDKPDSEIIDELSDLKGIGQWTAEMIMIFCLQRQDIFSYSDLAIQRGLRILYHHRSINKKLFEKYRRRYSPYGTVASLYLWVISAGKIEGMKDYAPKKTKVVK